In Paenibacillus stellifer, the DNA window GATGGATTAATCCGCATTTCGGTAGGACTAGAGGATGCTGATGATATTATTCGGGATTTCGATCAGGCTTTGTCCGCTCTGTTCTCCGATTCCGAAACCCAAATCATAACGAAATAAAAAGAGGGGGGAAGGCCGTGTCTAGCAGACAGCCGGATCAAATTGAACAAGCTTTAGGCAATCAATTGATTGAGGTTCGCCGAAATCTGCATCTTGAGCCTGAATTATCTTATGAAGAGTTTAGAACGACAGAGAAGCTCCGGAAATGGCTGACAGATGCCGATATCCGTGTACTGGACCTCCCTTTGAAGACAGGACTCATTGCAGAAATCGGAGGCGGGGAGGGGCCGATCGTTGCCATACGCTGTGATATCGACGCCCTTCCGATTGAAGAACAGACGGGATTGCCTTTTGCTTCAAAGGTTCCAGGGAAAATGCATGCTTGCGGTCATGACTTTCACACGGCAACGATCTTAGGTGCCGCCTACCTGCTGAAAAATCGTGAAGCCGAGCTGCCCGGAACGGTCAGAGTGCTGTTTCAGCCGGCGGAAGAGACCGGACACGGGGCTGAAAGTGTCCTGGAATCAGGGGGGCTTGATGGTGTAGCAGCCATATTTGGCCTCCATAACTCTCCGGACTTGCCCACAAGATCATTTGGAACGAGAACCGGCGCTTTAACGGCAGGGGTCGACCGGTTTGAGATTACAGTACAAGGGACCGGCGCTCATGCTGCAACACCGGAGAATGGTGTGGATGCCATCGTAACGGCGGCACAAATCATCACTTCGCTTCAAACTATTGTAAGCCGCCAGACCAGTGCCGGGGAGCCGGTTGTTCTAAGCGTAACCCGAATCAATGGAGGGTTCACCTGGAATGTGCTGCCGGAGATCGTTGAGCTGGAGGGCACCGTTCGAACTCATAATGAAGAGGTTCGCCGGATCATTCCGGATAAAATGACTCGCATTATAGAAGGAATTGCCGCAGCAGCCGGAGCAGAGGCGAAACTGCATTGGTATCCGGGGCCGCCGGCAACGATAAATGACGGATACTGGGCTGATTTTACTAAAGAGATTGCACAGCAGGCAGGTTATGAGGTGTATGATATCCCTCCGCAAATGGGAGGTGAGGATTTCTCCTTGTACTTGCAGAAGATCCCGGGCGCTTTTGTAAATATCGGAACCGGTCCTGCTTATGCGCTTCATCATCCACGTTTTGATGTCGACGAGAAAGCATTGTTGCCGGCTGCCCAATATTTCGCTTTGTTGGCGGAGCAGGCGTTGGTGAGGCTGAAGGAGGAATTACGATGATTGAATTAAAGGATGTTCATAAGACCTATACCCGCAAAGGGATTTCGAATGAAGCTTTAAAAGAAATTAATCTAAGAGTGGAAAAAGGCGATATATTCGGGGTTATCGGCTATAGCGGTGCAGGAAAGAGCACATTGATCCGTCTCGTCAATTACTTGGAGAAACCGACGAAAGGCAAGGTTTTCGTGGATGGCCATGATTTAGGCGAGTACAGCGTTAAAGAATTGCGTGCCGCCAAAAAGAACATCGGGATGATCTTTCAGCATTTCAACCTGCTTGAATCGAAGAAAGTATTTGATAATGTGGCCATTCCCCTTGTTTTGACGAAGAAGAGCAAGGACGAAATCCGCAAGCGTGTTATGGAGCTGCTGGATTTTGTAGGATTGGCCGACAAGGCGGGCAGCTATCCAAGTGAACTGTCAGGCGGACAGAAGCAGCGTGTCGGGATTGCCAGAGCGCTAGCCTCGAACCCTTCCATTCTCCTGTGCGATGAAGCGACTTCCGCGCTGGACCCGCAGACGACGCGTTCCATTTTACAATTGTTGAAAAAAATCAATGCCGAATACAACATCACCATCATGATCATCACCCATGAAATGTCGGTCATTCAAGAGATTTGCAACAAGGTGGCGGTCATGGAGCAAGGACGGATTATCGAGCAGGGAAGTGTTCTGGAGGTATTTGGACATCCCAAGCATCTGACCACCCAAAATTTTGTGAAAACCGTCATTCAGAACAGCATCACGGACAGTGTGCAAAAAACAATCAAAAGAGAACCGGGCAGCGGCATTTACAAGCTGGAATTTATCGGACAAGCCGCTTCGGAGCCCATCTTGTATAAATTGATTCGTTCCTATGATGTCGAGGTCAATATTCTGTTTGCCAACATGACCGAGATTGAAGAGACGACGCTCGGCAAAGTAATTATTCAGGTTAAAGGGGAGACAACCGAGGTGGACAAGGCTCTGTTCTTCCTGAAAAACAGTGGAG includes these proteins:
- a CDS encoding amidohydrolase, which encodes MSSRQPDQIEQALGNQLIEVRRNLHLEPELSYEEFRTTEKLRKWLTDADIRVLDLPLKTGLIAEIGGGEGPIVAIRCDIDALPIEEQTGLPFASKVPGKMHACGHDFHTATILGAAYLLKNREAELPGTVRVLFQPAEETGHGAESVLESGGLDGVAAIFGLHNSPDLPTRSFGTRTGALTAGVDRFEITVQGTGAHAATPENGVDAIVTAAQIITSLQTIVSRQTSAGEPVVLSVTRINGGFTWNVLPEIVELEGTVRTHNEEVRRIIPDKMTRIIEGIAAAAGAEAKLHWYPGPPATINDGYWADFTKEIAQQAGYEVYDIPPQMGGEDFSLYLQKIPGAFVNIGTGPAYALHHPRFDVDEKALLPAAQYFALLAEQALVRLKEELR
- a CDS encoding methionine ABC transporter ATP-binding protein, producing MIELKDVHKTYTRKGISNEALKEINLRVEKGDIFGVIGYSGAGKSTLIRLVNYLEKPTKGKVFVDGHDLGEYSVKELRAAKKNIGMIFQHFNLLESKKVFDNVAIPLVLTKKSKDEIRKRVMELLDFVGLADKAGSYPSELSGGQKQRVGIARALASNPSILLCDEATSALDPQTTRSILQLLKKINAEYNITIMIITHEMSVIQEICNKVAVMEQGRIIEQGSVLEVFGHPKHLTTQNFVKTVIQNSITDSVQKTIKREPGSGIYKLEFIGQAASEPILYKLIRSYDVEVNILFANMTEIEETTLGKVIIQVKGETTEVDKALFFLKNSGVGVEEVEKHDVNYSFN